A genome region from Nocardia sp. NBC_01730 includes the following:
- a CDS encoding alpha/beta hydrolase-fold protein, with the protein MLLATAMVLLLAAGLPVDAPAAAQPTVTSTPPLVEKVVWLTDRRVSLWVTSPSMGSPIQVQLLLARDWNTRPDARFPVLLLLDGLRAANDESGWTKDAGAVDFFADKNVTVVLPVGGQASFYSDWLEPNNGHNYKWETFLTKELPPLLESQWRATEVRGMEGLSMGGTAAMFLAARNPGFVRYAAAYSGFLTTTTLGMPQAIQFAMRDAGGFDSAAMWGPPTSSEWEGHDPYTLADKLKGVSLYISSGSGATGPYDHASGIPGLSTNVAGMGLELLSRLTSQNFVTKLGKLAIPAQVNYRSSGTHSWPYWDFEMRQSWTHAAAALGVDPGKPACVAVGAIDAAAAVNGWLGECLTGEYQVAGGVAQDFKGGRVFFSPGSGAHSVGGMIGGGYQAAMGPAGLLGLPTGDERPLPDGRGRLQTFQNGSLYWTPQTGVQAVRGAILEEWGRQGYERGPAGYPIAPEVQTPNNAGAVQAFENGPFYYSEKTGVHRVQGLILGKYAQMGYENSWLGFPVAEEEPLKNLGRFSCFEGGNVYWSPVSGAWAVQNGSILDAWRDAGYENGKLGYPISDQFPIPGGVQQNFQAGFITVRDGAPEVHSI; encoded by the coding sequence ATGCTGCTCGCCACCGCCATGGTGTTATTGCTAGCCGCGGGTTTGCCCGTCGACGCCCCTGCCGCCGCGCAGCCCACCGTGACTTCCACTCCGCCGCTTGTGGAGAAGGTCGTGTGGCTCACCGACCGGAGGGTCTCGCTGTGGGTCACCTCGCCGTCCATGGGGTCGCCGATTCAGGTGCAGCTGCTGCTGGCAAGAGACTGGAACACCCGTCCGGACGCCAGATTCCCGGTGCTGCTCCTGCTTGACGGCCTGCGCGCCGCCAACGACGAGAGCGGTTGGACCAAGGACGCGGGCGCGGTCGACTTCTTCGCCGACAAGAACGTCACCGTCGTGCTTCCGGTCGGAGGCCAGGCCAGCTTCTATTCCGATTGGCTCGAGCCGAACAACGGCCACAACTACAAGTGGGAAACCTTCCTGACCAAGGAACTTCCTCCGCTGCTCGAGAGCCAGTGGCGGGCAACGGAGGTGCGTGGCATGGAGGGCCTGTCGATGGGCGGAACGGCCGCCATGTTCCTCGCCGCGCGCAATCCCGGCTTCGTGAGGTACGCCGCCGCGTATTCAGGTTTCCTGACCACGACGACACTGGGCATGCCGCAGGCTATCCAGTTCGCTATGCGCGACGCGGGCGGATTCGACTCGGCCGCCATGTGGGGTCCGCCGACGAGTTCGGAGTGGGAGGGACACGACCCGTACACGCTGGCCGACAAGCTGAAAGGGGTCAGCCTCTACATCTCCAGTGGCAGCGGCGCGACCGGTCCCTACGACCATGCCTCCGGCATCCCCGGGCTGAGCACCAACGTCGCGGGTATGGGCCTGGAGCTCCTGTCCCGACTCACTTCGCAGAACTTTGTGACCAAGCTGGGCAAGCTGGCTATTCCGGCCCAGGTGAACTACCGCTCGTCCGGCACGCACTCCTGGCCGTACTGGGATTTCGAAATGCGCCAGTCCTGGACACATGCCGCGGCCGCGCTCGGTGTCGACCCGGGCAAGCCCGCCTGCGTGGCGGTTGGTGCGATCGACGCGGCGGCTGCCGTGAACGGCTGGCTCGGCGAGTGTCTCACCGGCGAGTACCAGGTGGCCGGTGGGGTGGCGCAGGACTTCAAGGGCGGCCGGGTGTTCTTCTCGCCTGGCAGCGGCGCGCACTCGGTGGGCGGCATGATCGGCGGCGGGTACCAGGCCGCCATGGGGCCGGCCGGGCTGCTCGGGCTGCCCACCGGCGACGAGCGCCCGCTGCCGGACGGCCGTGGCAGGCTGCAGACCTTCCAGAACGGCTCGCTGTACTGGACGCCGCAGACCGGCGTCCAGGCGGTGCGTGGCGCGATCCTGGAGGAATGGGGCAGGCAGGGCTACGAGCGCGGCCCTGCGGGCTACCCGATAGCACCGGAGGTCCAGACGCCGAACAACGCCGGCGCGGTGCAGGCCTTCGAGAACGGCCCGTTCTACTACAGCGAGAAGACCGGTGTGCATCGCGTCCAGGGCCTGATCCTGGGCAAGTACGCCCAAATGGGCTATGAGAACAGCTGGTTGGGGTTCCCGGTCGCCGAGGAAGAGCCGCTGAAAAATCTCGGCCGGTTCAGCTGCTTCGAGGGCGGCAACGTCTACTGGAGCCCGGTATCGGGTGCCTGGGCCGTGCAGAACGGTTCGATCTTGGACGCCTGGCGCGACGCCGGATACGAGAACGGCAAGCTCGGGTATCCGATCAGCGACCAGTTCCCCATTCCTGGCGGTGTGCAGCAGAACTTCCAAGCCGGATTCATCACGGTGCGCGACGGCGCACCGGAAGTTCACAGCATCTGA
- a CDS encoding DUF732 domain-containing protein, giving the protein MHRTRGKVVGVVAAIAATGLLTACGDNDSTVSSTPSRTTTATQQATSSTTAIATGEPAPEQPPTSTEAQERPQPVPTEAAPPADTSKLTDKDKRFIDELQKQGITPATPDIALSIGAYVCQGTAAGASDQDLMTFVTAMAGSDPSFDPAKMPVERAGQIYISAAKATYCQ; this is encoded by the coding sequence ATGCATCGGACCCGTGGAAAGGTAGTCGGCGTGGTTGCCGCGATCGCAGCGACCGGCCTGCTCACCGCGTGTGGTGACAATGATTCGACCGTATCGAGCACGCCGTCCCGCACGACGACGGCGACGCAGCAGGCCACCTCGTCGACCACCGCCATCGCCACCGGAGAGCCCGCGCCGGAGCAGCCGCCCACGAGCACGGAGGCGCAGGAACGGCCGCAGCCGGTGCCTACCGAGGCCGCTCCGCCCGCGGACACCTCGAAGCTCACCGACAAGGACAAGAGGTTCATCGACGAGCTGCAGAAGCAGGGCATCACCCCCGCCACGCCCGACATCGCGCTGAGTATCGGCGCGTATGTCTGCCAGGGCACCGCGGCGGGCGCGTCTGATCAGGATCTGATGACCTTCGTCACCGCGATGGCCGGTTCGGACCCGTCCTTCGATCCGGCGAAGATGCCGGTCGAGCGGGCCGGGCAGATCTACATCTCCGCCGCCAAGGCGACGTACTGCCAGTGA
- a CDS encoding LLM class F420-dependent oxidoreductase — protein MTALGTPLRPFRFAAAGEGNKQEGGARKFVQTAQQAEEYGFDTFVVPDHLGEQIGPIAALGALTQATEKIRLGTSVLANGFRHPVVLAKDLATIDVLSKGRLEVGLGAGWIKEEFENAGLPYESPGIRLEKLDEALTILDVLLRGQECTFDGKHYQVRGIKGTPRPRQGPRPPICTGGGGPKMLRLAAKHADIVSVVPVTTKNGKGLLSGITIEKAVEKVNLIKEAAGDRFADIELNWAITAVVITDDREKTAEMALSALDRGLHPNLEVDVQLSVEDILNSPYVAIGTFEEIAEQIRRVRDLTSMSYVGVFPTQMDAFAPVIPLLRDE, from the coding sequence TTGACCGCGCTGGGTACTCCGTTGCGCCCGTTCCGCTTCGCGGCGGCGGGCGAGGGAAACAAGCAGGAGGGCGGTGCCCGCAAATTCGTCCAGACGGCGCAGCAGGCCGAGGAGTACGGCTTCGACACCTTCGTGGTGCCCGACCACCTCGGTGAGCAGATCGGACCGATCGCCGCGCTAGGCGCACTCACCCAGGCCACCGAGAAGATTCGCCTGGGAACCTCTGTTCTGGCGAACGGTTTCCGGCACCCTGTCGTGCTGGCCAAGGACCTGGCCACCATCGACGTGCTGTCCAAGGGCCGGCTCGAGGTCGGTCTCGGCGCGGGATGGATCAAGGAAGAGTTCGAGAACGCGGGCCTCCCCTACGAGTCGCCAGGCATCCGGCTGGAGAAGCTGGACGAGGCGTTGACCATCCTCGACGTGCTGCTGCGCGGCCAGGAGTGCACCTTCGACGGCAAGCACTACCAGGTGCGCGGCATCAAGGGCACGCCACGGCCGCGGCAGGGTCCGCGCCCGCCGATCTGTACCGGCGGCGGCGGTCCGAAGATGCTGCGGCTGGCAGCCAAGCACGCGGACATCGTCTCCGTCGTTCCGGTCACCACCAAGAACGGCAAGGGCCTGCTGTCCGGCATCACCATCGAGAAGGCCGTGGAAAAGGTGAACTTGATCAAGGAGGCCGCCGGTGACCGGTTCGCCGACATCGAGCTGAACTGGGCCATCACCGCTGTCGTGATCACCGACGATCGCGAGAAGACCGCGGAGATGGCGCTTTCGGCGTTGGATAGGGGGCTGCACCCGAATCTCGAGGTGGACGTTCAGCTGTCCGTCGAGGACATCCTGAACTCCCCCTATGTGGCGATCGGCACATTCGAAGAGATCGCCGAGCAGATCCGACGTGTGCGCGACCTCACCTCGATGTCGTACGTGGGTGTATTTCCCACTCAGATGGACGCGTTCGCCCCCGTGATTCCCCTGCTGCGGGACGAGTGA
- the fadD32 gene encoding long-chain-fatty-acid--AMP ligase FadD32 codes for MEETFDDYLDETGNIRIPEDHTLVDHVEKHTRNDANTLAYRYIDYSRERDGEAQELTWREFGIRLRAVAARLQQVTNPGDRVAILAPQGLDYVISFFAAIYAGTISVPLFDPDEPGHTDRLHAVLGDCEPSAILTASSSAAGVRQFFRSLPAAQRPRIIAVDAIPDGVGESWVRPDVAVDDIAYLQYTSGSTRVPAGVEITHRAVGTNLLQMVDAINLDWNSRGVTWLPLFHDMGLLTVILPAVGGKYITIMSPSAFVRRPYRWIKELAAANDGAGTFAAAPNFAFEHAAARGLPKNGESLDLSNVIGLINGSEPVTTSSMKKFNEAFAPYGLPKTAIKPCYGMAEATLFVSATKAEDEAKVTYVDRNELNAGRMVKVESTVENAIAQVSCGYVALSQWAAIVDPESVDAEGGGQELPDGRVGEIWLHGNNMGIGYWGRPDETAATFRNKVTQRLTEGSHTDGTEPDANWMRTGDYGVYFEGELYITGRVKDLVIVDGRNHYPQDLEFSAQEASKALRPGFVAAFSVPANQLPAEVFEQGSHSGLKFDADDASEQLVIVAERGPGAGKADPLPIADAVRAAVSLRHGVTVRDVLLVPAGSIPRTSSGKIARRACKAAYLEGTLRGGYAQQAFPDAPEE; via the coding sequence ATGGAAGAGACTTTCGACGACTACCTGGACGAAACCGGGAACATCCGCATTCCCGAGGATCACACCCTGGTTGATCACGTCGAGAAGCACACCCGGAACGACGCGAACACCCTGGCATATCGCTACATCGACTACTCGCGGGAGCGCGACGGCGAGGCGCAGGAGCTGACGTGGCGTGAGTTCGGTATCCGGCTGCGCGCGGTGGCCGCTCGATTACAGCAGGTGACCAACCCGGGCGACCGGGTCGCGATCCTCGCTCCACAGGGCTTGGACTATGTGATCTCCTTCTTCGCCGCGATCTACGCCGGCACCATCTCGGTGCCGCTGTTCGACCCGGACGAGCCCGGCCACACCGATCGCCTGCACGCTGTGCTCGGCGACTGTGAGCCCTCGGCCATCCTGACCGCCAGCTCCTCGGCGGCCGGGGTCCGGCAGTTCTTCCGCTCGTTGCCCGCCGCGCAACGCCCGCGCATCATCGCCGTGGACGCGATCCCGGACGGCGTCGGAGAGAGCTGGGTGCGCCCGGACGTCGCGGTCGACGACATCGCCTACCTGCAGTACACCTCGGGTTCCACCCGGGTGCCGGCCGGTGTCGAGATCACCCACCGTGCGGTGGGCACCAACCTGTTGCAGATGGTCGACGCGATCAACCTGGACTGGAACTCGCGTGGCGTCACCTGGCTGCCGTTGTTCCACGATATGGGCCTGCTGACGGTGATCCTGCCCGCTGTGGGTGGCAAGTACATCACCATCATGTCGCCGAGCGCGTTCGTGCGCCGCCCCTATCGCTGGATCAAGGAGCTGGCCGCCGCTAACGACGGCGCGGGAACCTTCGCCGCCGCGCCGAACTTCGCGTTCGAGCACGCGGCCGCGCGCGGCCTGCCGAAGAACGGCGAGTCGCTGGATCTGTCGAACGTCATCGGCCTGATCAACGGCAGCGAGCCGGTCACGACCTCGTCGATGAAGAAGTTCAACGAGGCATTCGCCCCGTACGGTCTGCCCAAGACCGCCATCAAGCCGTGCTACGGCATGGCCGAGGCGACGTTGTTCGTCTCCGCCACCAAGGCCGAAGACGAGGCCAAGGTCACCTATGTCGACCGCAATGAGCTCAACGCGGGGCGCATGGTAAAGGTCGAGTCGACAGTCGAGAACGCGATCGCCCAGGTGTCCTGCGGTTATGTCGCGCTCTCGCAGTGGGCCGCCATCGTCGATCCGGAGTCGGTCGACGCCGAGGGCGGCGGCCAGGAGCTGCCCGACGGCCGGGTAGGCGAGATCTGGCTGCATGGCAACAACATGGGCATCGGCTATTGGGGTCGTCCCGACGAGACCGCGGCGACCTTCCGGAACAAGGTCACCCAGCGTCTGACCGAGGGCAGCCACACCGACGGCACCGAGCCGGACGCGAACTGGATGCGCACCGGCGACTACGGCGTCTACTTCGAGGGCGAGCTCTACATCACCGGTCGCGTCAAGGACCTGGTGATCGTGGACGGACGCAACCACTACCCGCAGGACCTGGAGTTCTCCGCGCAGGAGGCGAGCAAGGCGCTGCGGCCCGGCTTCGTCGCCGCGTTCTCGGTGCCTGCCAACCAGCTCCCGGCCGAGGTGTTCGAGCAGGGCAGCCATTCCGGTCTGAAGTTCGACGCCGACGACGCCTCCGAGCAGCTGGTCATCGTCGCCGAGCGCGGACCGGGTGCGGGCAAGGCCGACCCGTTGCCGATCGCCGACGCGGTGCGGGCCGCCGTCTCGCTGCGCCACGGCGTGACCGTTCGCGATGTCCTGCTGGTACCCGCAGGTTCGATTCCGCGCACATCCAGCGGCAAGATCGCCCGGCGGGCCTGCAAGGCCGCCTATCTGGAGGGAACACTGCGGGGTGGTTACGCCCAGCAGGCGTTTCCCGATGCACCGGAAGAGTAA
- a CDS encoding cutinase family protein, with product MSVRSRSTSRRSKRAGCLILIGVVVLIILVALLLWYLLAGRLRPPEPGPKPPERPTSQPASCPDVQMVSVPGTWESNSYDDPHNPAANPLSLMLNVSDPVAQQFPHERLDVYTVPYVAQFSNPIAIPPDGQQSYNNSRSEGTKRMVDAMVARNKECPLTTYVIAGFSQGAVIAGDIAAQIGADNGPVPADLVLGVMLIADGRRTGDTGPGQAIQIGTPPPGVGAEVALNGLNVPGITMTGPRQGGFGSLADRTYTICAPGDLICDAPREALSPWNVVVSLNTLVRAVGNPVHSLYNGFVVDVDGTTATQWTAGWVDGLIETAPHPPHP from the coding sequence GTGAGTGTGCGCAGCCGTTCGACGTCCCGCCGGTCCAAGCGGGCGGGATGTTTGATCTTGATCGGCGTCGTCGTGCTGATCATCCTTGTCGCCCTGCTGCTGTGGTATCTGCTCGCGGGGCGGTTGCGGCCGCCGGAGCCGGGACCGAAGCCGCCGGAGCGACCGACCTCACAGCCTGCGAGTTGTCCTGACGTACAGATGGTTTCGGTGCCAGGCACCTGGGAGTCGAACAGCTACGACGATCCGCACAACCCGGCCGCGAACCCGTTGTCGCTGATGCTCAACGTCTCCGATCCGGTTGCGCAGCAGTTCCCGCACGAGCGGCTGGACGTGTACACCGTCCCGTACGTCGCGCAGTTCTCCAACCCGATCGCGATTCCGCCGGACGGCCAGCAGTCCTACAACAACAGCCGCTCCGAGGGAACCAAGCGGATGGTCGACGCGATGGTCGCCCGCAACAAGGAGTGCCCGCTGACCACCTATGTGATTGCCGGGTTCTCCCAGGGCGCGGTGATCGCGGGCGATATCGCCGCGCAGATCGGTGCGGACAACGGCCCGGTGCCCGCCGACCTTGTGCTCGGCGTGATGCTGATCGCCGACGGCAGGCGTACCGGCGACACGGGGCCGGGCCAGGCGATCCAGATCGGCACGCCCCCGCCAGGCGTGGGTGCCGAAGTCGCGCTGAATGGGCTCAACGTGCCGGGCATCACGATGACCGGTCCGCGTCAAGGGGGCTTCGGCTCGCTGGCCGACCGTACCTACACGATCTGCGCGCCAGGCGATCTGATCTGCGACGCACCGAGGGAGGCGCTGAGCCCGTGGAACGTCGTGGTCAGCCTGAACACCCTGGTCCGCGCGGTGGGCAATCCGGTGCACAGCCTCTACAACGGCTTCGTCGTCGACGTCGACGGCACCACCGCGACACAGTGGACGGCCGGCTGGGTCGACGGTCTCATCGAGACAGCGCCGCATCCGCCGCATCCGTGA